The following nucleotide sequence is from Corynebacterium hindlerae.
CGATGGCGATCATGGACAGCTTGTTCATGGTGAAGGACGGGAAGATGTCTGGCACGGTGACCAGCTGCGGGGCGTTGAACTTCAGCGGATCCTTCGCCAGCTTCGGGCTGAGCTCCTCCAGCTGAGCGAGGGTAGCCAGGGAGCCGCGGGAGATAGCTGCGCGACCGAGCTTTGGCTCTGGGGAGATCGCGTCGAACCAGGCGGAAGAGTAGGTGTAGTTCTTCTCGGAGCCGTCGGAGTGGAACTCGATGGTCTCATCCAGATTCGCGGTCAGGTCGCCGTCGGCAATGAAGTAGGCCGTTTCGGTGCGGGTCATCTTGATGCGTGCCCGCAGGATGATGCCGGTCAGTCCCATGCCACCCACGGTGGCCCAGAACAGCTCACCATTCGGATCGTCCGGGGTGCCTTCTGGCTCCAGGTGCAGGATGCGGCCGTCCGCCACCAGCAGTTCCATGGACACCACGTGATCGCCGAAGGAGCCAGCGGAGTGGTGGTTCTTGCCGTGGATATCTGGTCCGATAGCGCCACCGATGGTCACCTGTCGGGTGCCGGGAAGGACGGGGACCCACAGGCCGTATGGCAAGGCCGCCTTCATCAGCTGATCGAGGGTCACACCACCGTCTACGTCGACGATGGCGGTTTCCGTGTCGATGGAGTGGATCTGGTTCAGCGGCTGCATGTCGATGACAAGGCCACCAGCATTCTGGGCAGGGTCGCCGTAGGAGCGTCCCATGCCACGTGCGATCACACCGCGGTCGTTCTTCTCGGCAGCTTCCTTGACTGCGCGGACGATCTGCTCCACGTCTGGGGTGGACAATACCTGCGCAGTTGTCGGGGCGGTACGACCCCAACCTGTCAGTACTTGTTGTTTAATCACGCCATCAAGGCTACCCCCTGTTTCGGCCGGGTGGCTGTCCCCATTCTGGGGGATCGCTCACATTTGGCTGGGCCTGCGCACTAATACAGGTCCAGGAGGTCCTTGATTTCGGTGGGAAGATCGTCCTGCGTGGTGATGGTGGGGCCATCATAGTTTTCGAGGATTTCGTAGACCCGCACCCGGTCCTGGGAATCCAAAAGAGGCAGTTCCTGCGCCAGCATCATGGTCAGCTCGTTGCTCAACGGCGTGTTGGTCATGGTGGCGGCGGTGTGTTCGGTGGGGGCCTTCTTCTTCAAAAATCCAAACATGAGGCCATACTAGTAGCTATGGATGATCTGATTCTTGCTACTTCGGTGGGGCTTGCCACTGCGCTTCGGAAACCATGGCAGCGCGTCGCTACGCTTGCTGCTGGCGTGGGGACGGTGGCCTACATTAATTCGACTGATGATGACCCCAACAACGACCCTGCTGTTGTTATTGACAGGGTAAAGCAGCGCATTGGCGATATTGGAGACACACCCGGGCCGGAGTCGGATGCTCCTGCGGGGGATTTAGGCTCGCCACTGCGCACGTGGGCGATTGTTGGCGGTCTTGCGCTAGCTGTTGTCGGCGCAGCTAAAGCGGAAAAGTACCTGCTCAAGCGCCCCGTGGCGCGTATCATGGCGGGCTGTGCGACGGGCACTGCCACATACTTGTGCTGCCAAAGCGTCA
It contains:
- a CDS encoding FAD-binding oxidoreductase, with protein sequence MIKQQVLTGWGRTAPTTAQVLSTPDVEQIVRAVKEAAEKNDRGVIARGMGRSYGDPAQNAGGLVIDMQPLNQIHSIDTETAIVDVDGGVTLDQLMKAALPYGLWVPVLPGTRQVTIGGAIGPDIHGKNHHSAGSFGDHVVSMELLVADGRILHLEPEGTPDDPNGELFWATVGGMGLTGIILRARIKMTRTETAYFIADGDLTANLDETIEFHSDGSEKNYTYSSAWFDAISPEPKLGRAAISRGSLATLAQLEELSPKLAKDPLKFNAPQLVTVPDIFPSFTMNKLSMIAIGELWWLKSGTYKNQVQNLTQFYQPLDLIGEWNRGYGKKGFLQYQFVVPREAVEPFKEIVKDIQKSGHYSALNVFKLFGEGNKAPLSYPMPGWNVCVDFPIKPGLGQFLDELDKRVMEFGGRLYLAKESRTSAENFHQMYPGMADWLKIRNEIDPTGVFASDMSRRLELGGK